From Echinicola jeungdonensis, the proteins below share one genomic window:
- a CDS encoding efflux RND transporter periplasmic adaptor subunit, which translates to MAKKRSNKLIYILMAVVAVLIVFVFIARKAGWVGGKEEVKVELAKAEKKTIVEKVSASGVIQPETEVKLSPDVAGEIIELNIQEGDSVQQDELLVKIRPDNFVSALDRTRANLNQQRANLAQSKAALKRAEAQFEQAQLQFEREKKLYEEKVISDADFEQARANFLTAENDLMAAEKSVEAAQFVVKSAQASVNEAQENLSLTNVFAPVSGVVSKLLVEKGERVVGTQQMAGTEMLRIADLSKMEVRVDVNENDIVRLSLGDTSLIDVDAYSHLGTQFRGVVTAIANSANEKSSPDAVTEFEVRIRVLNESYQDLVTEENRFPFRPGMTASVEIITEKKYDVLAVPLAAVTTRENVRKDTTDSSSDLQELIFKAENGKAKRAKVETGISDFENIEIKKGVQEGETLIAGPYAIVSKDLKDGDPISEMNKEN; encoded by the coding sequence ATGGCGAAAAAAAGGTCCAACAAATTAATATATATATTAATGGCAGTGGTTGCTGTATTGATTGTTTTTGTCTTTATTGCCAGAAAAGCAGGTTGGGTAGGAGGAAAAGAGGAAGTTAAAGTGGAGCTGGCCAAAGCTGAAAAGAAAACCATCGTCGAAAAAGTAAGTGCTTCTGGGGTGATCCAACCCGAAACTGAGGTGAAGTTAAGTCCTGATGTGGCAGGGGAAATCATAGAATTGAACATCCAGGAGGGTGATTCGGTTCAACAGGATGAACTTTTGGTGAAAATCCGACCAGATAATTTTGTCTCAGCGCTTGACCGGACAAGGGCCAATTTGAACCAACAAAGGGCCAATTTAGCCCAATCCAAAGCAGCACTTAAAAGAGCAGAAGCCCAATTTGAACAGGCCCAGCTTCAATTTGAAAGGGAAAAAAAACTGTATGAAGAAAAAGTAATTTCTGATGCGGATTTTGAACAAGCAAGGGCCAATTTTTTGACGGCTGAAAATGATCTAATGGCTGCTGAAAAATCCGTAGAAGCGGCTCAATTTGTTGTCAAAAGTGCCCAGGCAAGTGTGAATGAAGCTCAGGAAAATTTAAGCTTAACCAATGTTTTTGCTCCTGTCTCCGGGGTGGTTTCAAAGCTTCTGGTAGAAAAAGGAGAACGTGTGGTCGGTACCCAGCAAATGGCAGGTACAGAAATGCTCCGAATTGCTGACCTATCTAAAATGGAAGTGAGGGTAGATGTCAATGAAAATGATATTGTCCGTCTTTCCCTGGGTGATACAAGTTTGATTGATGTAGATGCATATTCCCATTTGGGAACCCAGTTCCGCGGAGTGGTCACTGCCATCGCCAATTCTGCCAATGAAAAATCCAGTCCTGATGCCGTAACTGAATTCGAAGTTCGGATCCGGGTACTCAATGAATCCTATCAGGACTTGGTGACGGAGGAAAACCGGTTTCCTTTCCGGCCAGGAATGACCGCAAGTGTGGAGATCATCACAGAAAAGAAATATGATGTTTTGGCTGTCCCCCTGGCAGCAGTCACCACAAGGGAAAATGTCAGGAAAGATACCACAGACTCTTCCAGCGATTTGCAGGAGTTGATTTTCAAAGCAGAAAATGGAAAAGCAAAAAGAGCCAAGGTGGAAACCGGAATTTCAGATTTTGAAAATATTGAAATCAAGAAGGGTGTTCAGGAGGGGGAAACATTGATTGCTGGCCCTTATGCCATAGTCAGTAAAGACCTGAAAGATGGAGATCCCATCTCAGAGATGAATAAAGAAAATTGA
- a CDS encoding TolC family protein → MKNKFLGMLFFMLAFIFRAYCQEPDITSLSLEECIDIGLKNNLDLQRSELNLVGNEADLLEAKGQRLPSLSASTSSRYNWGRSINPVTNLFETRRIGNINLSANSSMTVYSGGQVTNSIQQAKTELRKGEFDLKATKNNITLNIINLFVNVVFAKEQLEVAKSQLEITSNQLKRTRKLVEVGSLPLSNQLDLEAQNATSEMELTNAENNLRLAKLDLSQAIQVPFQKDFGVAVPDLNAEDYWIATDNVEEAYQIAENNMPEIKSAELAVESAGYGLKVAKGNFYPSLGLGGNIFSNYVDQPDGFGDSAPFGTQVENNLSQAVGLNLNIPIFSNFRNKAGVQRARVQKQLAEVQEQEARNLLRQDIETAYTNATGALKTYQSSRKQVAALEEAFRMAQKQFEVGVINAVDFQVSQNNLFKAQADMLQAKYEYIFSVKVLDFYLGNPLTL, encoded by the coding sequence ATGAAGAATAAATTTTTAGGAATGCTATTTTTTATGCTGGCTTTTATCTTCAGGGCCTATTGCCAGGAGCCTGACATTACCTCCTTAAGTTTAGAAGAATGCATTGATATTGGTCTTAAAAATAATTTGGACCTTCAAAGGAGCGAGTTAAACTTAGTGGGGAATGAAGCCGATTTGTTGGAAGCAAAGGGACAGCGATTGCCCTCCCTTTCTGCATCAACTTCCTCAAGGTACAATTGGGGACGGTCCATCAACCCGGTTACCAACCTTTTTGAAACCAGAAGAATTGGGAATATTAACCTCAGTGCCAATTCCAGTATGACCGTGTATTCCGGAGGACAGGTCACCAATAGTATTCAACAAGCTAAAACGGAACTTAGAAAAGGAGAGTTTGACCTGAAAGCCACCAAAAATAATATCACCCTAAATATTATCAACCTTTTTGTCAATGTAGTTTTTGCAAAAGAACAACTAGAGGTGGCTAAATCCCAATTGGAAATCACTTCTAATCAACTGAAAAGGACAAGAAAGTTGGTGGAAGTCGGCTCCCTGCCTTTATCAAATCAATTGGACCTGGAAGCTCAAAATGCCACCAGCGAGATGGAATTGACCAATGCAGAAAATAATCTAAGATTGGCCAAATTGGACTTAAGCCAGGCCATACAGGTTCCCTTTCAAAAAGATTTTGGAGTGGCGGTTCCGGATTTAAATGCAGAAGATTATTGGATTGCGACTGATAATGTTGAAGAAGCCTATCAAATTGCGGAAAATAATATGCCCGAAATCAAATCTGCGGAGTTGGCCGTGGAAAGTGCGGGTTATGGATTAAAAGTTGCCAAGGGTAATTTTTATCCCAGTCTTGGGCTGGGTGGAAATATTTTTTCCAATTATGTGGATCAACCAGATGGTTTTGGGGACAGCGCTCCTTTTGGCACCCAGGTAGAAAATAACCTTTCTCAGGCTGTTGGCTTAAATTTAAATATTCCCATTTTCTCCAATTTTAGAAATAAAGCAGGAGTCCAAAGGGCAAGGGTCCAAAAGCAATTGGCAGAGGTGCAGGAACAGGAAGCCAGAAACCTCTTGAGACAAGATATCGAAACTGCATATACCAATGCTACGGGGGCTTTGAAAACATATCAATCTTCCAGAAAGCAGGTAGCGGCTCTGGAAGAAGCATTTAGGATGGCTCAAAAGCAGTTTGAGGTAGGAGTGATCAATGCGGTGGATTTTCAGGTTTCACAAAACAATCTTTTCAAGGCACAAGCAGATATGCTTCAGGCAAAGTATGAATACATTTTCAGTGTAAAAGTTCTCGATTTCTATTTGGGGAATCCGTTAACATTATAA
- a CDS encoding aminotransferase class IV → MKEFKPIFISPSKADKFDIVADAQPDRAAFFGDGLFETMIFMNGKIRFSQFHQNRLQEGLKQLHLSGKNLSHVEALEFFISKKWGKDQPLRIRWNIFRAGLGKYSPSTTEVKENFLIQTHQNSPKIKKQVIVSNSVKVHPSPWSHCKTLNALPYVMAGVERMERKGDEIILLDHEDHISEAGASNLFWIIGNEFFTPSLSCGCIAGVGRAIILEKLKESGIPVHQGQFKIKELNKADRLFTSNVTGISHIAQCEGKSYNASPLPLIESIFE, encoded by the coding sequence ATGAAAGAATTCAAACCTATTTTCATCTCCCCAAGCAAAGCTGATAAGTTTGACATTGTTGCAGATGCCCAACCGGACAGGGCTGCTTTTTTTGGGGATGGATTGTTTGAAACCATGATATTTATGAATGGTAAAATCCGTTTTTCCCAATTCCACCAAAACCGGCTTCAAGAAGGTTTAAAACAGCTTCACCTTTCAGGAAAAAACTTAAGCCATGTGGAAGCATTGGAATTTTTTATATCCAAAAAATGGGGAAAAGATCAGCCCCTTAGGATAAGATGGAATATCTTTCGGGCAGGCTTGGGCAAATACAGTCCCAGCACAACAGAAGTGAAAGAGAATTTTTTGATCCAAACCCATCAAAATTCGCCAAAGATAAAAAAACAAGTTATTGTCAGTAATTCGGTAAAGGTTCATCCATCGCCCTGGTCCCATTGCAAGACCCTTAATGCCCTTCCCTATGTGATGGCAGGGGTAGAAAGAATGGAAAGGAAAGGGGATGAAATTATTTTATTGGACCATGAGGATCATATTTCAGAGGCAGGAGCCTCCAACCTTTTCTGGATCATTGGAAATGAATTTTTCACCCCCTCTCTTTCTTGTGGTTGCATTGCGGGAGTTGGCCGTGCTATAATTTTGGAAAAGCTGAAGGAGTCTGGTATCCCTGTTCACCAAGGCCAATTCAAAATAAAGGAGCTGAATAAGGCGGACAGGTTATTCACAAGCAATGTTACTGGAATTAGTCATATTGCCCAATGTGAAGGGAAATCCTATAACGCTTCCCCCCTGCCATTGATTGAATCAATTTTTGAATAA
- a CDS encoding thymidylate synthase — MKQYHQLMQHILDTGIQKGDRTGTGTISVFGYQMRFDLQEGFPLVTTKKCHLRSIIHELLWFIQGDTNIKYLKDNKVRIWDEWADENGDLGPVYGYQWRHWPDGKGGEIDQIKNLINQIKNNPNSRRLLVSAWNVADVDNMALPPCHTMFQFYVAEGKLSCQLYQRSADVFLGVPFNIASYALFTMMIAQVCGLQPGEFVHTFGDAHLYLNHLDQAKLQLSRDCRPLPTMKINPEVKDLFDFKYEDFELLNYDPHPHIKASVSV, encoded by the coding sequence ATGAAGCAATATCATCAGTTAATGCAGCATATATTGGATACAGGTATCCAAAAAGGAGACCGGACTGGAACAGGTACCATTAGTGTGTTTGGCTATCAAATGCGCTTTGACCTTCAGGAAGGTTTTCCTTTGGTGACCACCAAAAAATGCCATTTAAGATCCATCATCCATGAACTTCTTTGGTTTATTCAGGGAGATACCAATATCAAATACCTTAAAGATAATAAAGTGAGGATTTGGGATGAATGGGCAGATGAAAATGGCGATTTGGGCCCTGTTTATGGTTACCAGTGGCGACATTGGCCTGATGGAAAAGGAGGGGAAATTGATCAGATCAAAAATTTGATAAATCAGATCAAAAATAACCCCAATTCCAGAAGGTTATTGGTCAGTGCCTGGAATGTGGCGGATGTGGATAATATGGCTTTGCCTCCCTGTCATACTATGTTCCAGTTTTATGTAGCGGAGGGGAAATTATCTTGCCAGCTTTACCAAAGGAGTGCAGATGTATTTTTGGGCGTTCCTTTTAATATCGCTTCTTATGCCCTCTTTACTATGATGATAGCTCAGGTTTGTGGCCTTCAGCCGGGAGAGTTTGTCCATACTTTTGGGGATGCACACCTGTATTTGAACCATTTGGACCAGGCAAAACTGCAATTGAGCAGAGACTGCAGACCTTTACCGACCATGAAAATCAATCCGGAGGTTAAGGACCTTTTTGATTTCAAATATGAGGATTTTGAATTGCTCAATTACGATCCACACCCACATATCAAGGCTTCGGTATCTGTATAA
- a CDS encoding cold-shock protein: protein MTKGIVKFFNESKGFGFITEEGTNKEHFVHISGLIDEIQEDDEVEFDLQEGRKGLNAVNVKVI from the coding sequence ATGACAAAAGGAATAGTAAAGTTCTTCAACGAATCTAAAGGATTTGGATTTATCACAGAAGAAGGAACCAACAAAGAACACTTCGTACATATCTCAGGCCTAATCGATGAGATTCAAGAAGATGATGAAGTAGAGTTTGATTTGCAAGAAGGCAGAAAAGGATTGAATGCTGTAAACGTGAAAGTAATTTAA
- a CDS encoding nucleoside deaminase, translated as MDQYLAEAIKEAQKGLQEGGIPIGSVLVYNGKIIGRGHNRRVQKGSVILHGEMDALENAGRQSAKIYQKSTLYTTLSPCPMCSGTILLYGIPKVVIGENETFMGEEKLLKSRGVEVIVEDNDTCKALMKSFLKEKSDLWNEDIGV; from the coding sequence ATGGATCAATATTTGGCCGAGGCCATTAAAGAAGCACAAAAAGGCCTTCAAGAAGGGGGAATCCCTATTGGTTCTGTTTTGGTTTATAATGGAAAAATAATTGGCCGTGGTCATAACCGGAGGGTCCAAAAGGGAAGTGTCATCCTTCATGGAGAAATGGATGCCCTTGAAAATGCCGGAAGACAATCGGCTAAAATCTACCAAAAAAGCACCCTTTATACCACCCTTTCCCCCTGCCCTATGTGCAGTGGTACCATCCTTCTTTACGGAATTCCCAAAGTGGTCATTGGTGAAAATGAAACCTTTATGGGAGAAGAAAAACTCTTAAAATCCCGTGGTGTAGAAGTTATTGTGGAAGATAATGACACCTGCAAGGCCCTTATGAAATCTTTTCTTAAGGAAAAGTCTGATCTATGGAATGAAGATATAGGTGTTTAA
- a CDS encoding YicC/YloC family endoribonuclease, with protein sequence MIKSMTGYGIANFEDERYIISAEVKTLNSKFLDLNLRSPRQFSDKEIEVRTWVGDMLDRGKVNLNLEFTAKSSNELPVSINEELFVTYFEKYQAMAKKVGATDVELFKMAAQAPNVVTSLNEKGENPEEWETVKNVIQEALKKCNQFREDEGETLFHKFMENLQEIRERLAQIQQEEPKRKERIKNRIRNNFQEWMEENDFDENRFEQELIYYFEKLDITEEIVRLGTHLDYFEKNLNEGKKQGKKLGFISQEIGREINTIGSKANDAAIQRHVIIMKDELEKIKEQALNIL encoded by the coding sequence ATGATTAAATCCATGACGGGCTATGGTATAGCCAATTTTGAAGATGAGCGTTATATCATCAGCGCCGAAGTAAAAACGTTAAATTCTAAATTTTTGGACTTAAACCTCAGAAGTCCCCGGCAATTTTCTGATAAGGAGATAGAGGTCAGAACTTGGGTAGGGGATATGCTGGACCGGGGAAAGGTGAATTTGAACCTGGAATTTACCGCTAAGTCCAGTAATGAGCTTCCCGTGAGTATCAATGAGGAACTTTTTGTTACCTATTTTGAAAAATACCAGGCCATGGCCAAAAAGGTGGGAGCTACTGATGTGGAATTGTTTAAAATGGCTGCTCAAGCCCCCAATGTGGTCACCTCTTTGAATGAAAAGGGTGAAAACCCTGAAGAATGGGAAACGGTTAAAAATGTGATTCAAGAGGCTTTAAAAAAGTGTAACCAATTTAGAGAGGATGAAGGGGAAACATTGTTCCATAAATTCATGGAAAACCTCCAGGAAATCCGGGAAAGGCTTGCACAAATCCAGCAGGAAGAGCCCAAGCGGAAAGAAAGGATCAAAAACCGGATCAGGAATAATTTTCAGGAATGGATGGAGGAAAATGATTTTGATGAAAACCGCTTTGAGCAGGAACTGATCTATTATTTTGAGAAGTTGGATATTACGGAAGAGATAGTAAGGCTGGGCACCCATTTGGATTATTTCGAAAAGAATTTGAATGAGGGTAAAAAACAAGGCAAAAAGCTTGGCTTTATCAGCCAGGAAATAGGCCGGGAAATCAATACCATTGGTTCCAAAGCTAATGATGCTGCCATCCAAAGGCATGTAATCATAATGAAAGATGAACTGGAAAAGATCAAGGAACAAGCATTGAATATTCTTTAG
- a CDS encoding ABC transporter substrate-binding protein, which yields MKKIRIIGVPEHFNFPWIQTVEKQALKDKGFELVWRDESKGSGAMNKALRDGEADIAILLTESFIKDKLEGNPGKIIGYHVLSPLTWGIHVPAKAPVNSIEELQNAPFLISRFGSGSHLMAFLLAQKNNWSLKDLKFEIVGNMEGAQAAFQDQQAKAFLWEKFTTKPLVDQGLFKRVGEIPTPWPCFVMVAHENILKDYPEAIKALQDHLYSCSKELSQEPNLASMISQAYGIQEEDIQAWLKQTQWATNSQIEKSTLEKTMDILFDLDLITSKVKAENLVDSDFARLV from the coding sequence ATGAAAAAGATCAGAATTATTGGTGTTCCGGAACATTTTAATTTTCCATGGATACAAACTGTTGAAAAGCAAGCCCTAAAGGACAAGGGCTTTGAATTAGTTTGGAGGGATGAATCCAAAGGTTCAGGAGCAATGAATAAGGCTTTAAGAGATGGAGAAGCTGATATAGCCATTCTTCTAACGGAAAGTTTTATCAAGGATAAATTAGAGGGGAATCCAGGTAAAATCATAGGCTACCATGTGTTGTCCCCATTAACCTGGGGGATTCATGTGCCGGCAAAAGCCCCAGTAAATTCCATAGAAGAACTGCAAAATGCACCTTTTTTGATCAGTCGATTTGGTTCCGGTTCCCACTTAATGGCTTTTCTTTTGGCCCAAAAAAACAACTGGAGCCTTAAAGATCTCAAATTTGAGATAGTAGGCAATATGGAGGGTGCTCAAGCAGCCTTCCAAGACCAACAAGCCAAAGCGTTTTTATGGGAAAAATTCACAACCAAACCTTTGGTGGACCAAGGCCTTTTTAAGCGAGTTGGGGAAATCCCTACCCCTTGGCCCTGTTTTGTGATGGTTGCCCATGAAAATATTTTAAAGGACTATCCCGAGGCCATCAAAGCTTTGCAAGACCACCTTTATAGCTGCTCTAAGGAATTAAGTCAAGAGCCAAATTTGGCTTCAATGATCAGTCAAGCTTATGGTATCCAGGAAGAGGATATTCAAGCCTGGCTAAAACAAACCCAATGGGCCACCAACTCTCAAATAGAAAAATCCACCCTTGAAAAAACCATGGATATTCTATTTGATCTGGACTTGATTACTTCAAAGGTAAAAGCTGAAAATTTGGTGGATTCTGATTTCGCCAGATTGGTTTAA
- a CDS encoding glycoside hydrolase family 13 protein, translated as MRTYYLPLLITLMLLLSWTGKTQAQESLDKIDGQWWKEGVVYQIYPRSFKDSDGDGIGDLGGIIEKLDYLQSLGIDIVWLNPIYSSPNDDNGYDISDYRAIMDEFGTMEEFDTLLKGMHERGIKLVMDLVVNHSSDEHTWFQESKSSRDNPYRDYYHWWEAEKGKPTPRYSFFDVNNDAWKYDSTTNAYYLHYFSRKQPDLNWENPKVRQEVYDIMKYWLDKGIDGFRMDAFQYVSKDTTFPAFPEGYEKNIIEYYGMGPHLHDYLREMNREVISKYDIMTVAEGAGSTFEDAISLVAPERKELDMVYHFEGMDIGNDLDGYDLLDFKDVYTRWDSAMEDKGWVSIFLANHDVPRMVSKFGNDSPEFRAASSKMLTTFILSMRGTPYYYYGDELGMTNIDFDQISDYKDIAALNGYQNALKEGKDLSRYMKKLNFLSRDNARTPMQWNASKNAGFSNGEPWIAVNPNYKSINVENQENDPQSCLNYFRKMVQLRKDHPVLVYGDYQLLWPKNKKVYAYTRTLDQEKLLVLLNFSTTPSQLQLPKSIVLKKELINNLENKNLHQSKLTLAPYQALIFSIQ; from the coding sequence ATGAGAACCTATTACTTACCCCTATTAATCACCCTAATGCTATTACTTTCCTGGACGGGAAAAACCCAAGCCCAGGAATCACTCGATAAAATTGACGGTCAATGGTGGAAAGAGGGAGTCGTCTACCAAATTTACCCCAGAAGTTTTAAGGATTCTGACGGTGATGGTATAGGAGACCTTGGCGGTATAATTGAAAAATTGGATTACCTCCAAAGCCTGGGCATTGACATCGTATGGCTGAACCCTATTTACAGTTCCCCTAATGATGATAATGGCTATGATATCAGCGATTACCGGGCCATTATGGATGAATTTGGTACCATGGAAGAATTTGACACCCTACTAAAGGGAATGCATGAGCGGGGAATTAAACTGGTTATGGATTTGGTAGTCAACCACAGTAGTGATGAACATACTTGGTTTCAGGAGTCAAAAAGTTCTCGGGACAATCCCTACAGGGATTATTATCATTGGTGGGAAGCAGAAAAAGGAAAACCCACGCCCCGGTACAGCTTTTTCGATGTCAATAATGATGCTTGGAAATATGATTCTACCACCAATGCCTATTATTTACATTATTTTTCACGTAAACAACCCGACCTCAATTGGGAAAATCCAAAAGTACGGCAAGAAGTTTACGATATAATGAAATATTGGCTGGATAAAGGCATTGACGGGTTTAGAATGGATGCATTTCAATACGTCTCCAAAGACACGACTTTTCCAGCTTTTCCAGAGGGATATGAAAAAAACATCATTGAATATTATGGCATGGGGCCCCACCTTCACGATTATCTCAGGGAAATGAACAGGGAGGTAATCAGCAAATATGACATCATGACCGTGGCAGAAGGTGCAGGCAGTACCTTTGAAGATGCCATTTCATTGGTAGCTCCTGAAAGGAAAGAGCTAGATATGGTCTATCATTTTGAAGGAATGGATATTGGCAATGACTTGGATGGATATGATTTGCTGGATTTTAAGGATGTATACACCAGATGGGACAGCGCCATGGAAGACAAAGGTTGGGTATCCATCTTTTTGGCCAACCATGACGTACCGAGAATGGTCAGCAAATTTGGCAATGACAGCCCAGAATTTCGAGCAGCTTCTTCTAAAATGCTGACTACATTTATCTTAAGCATGAGGGGAACCCCCTATTATTACTATGGGGATGAACTGGGAATGACCAACATTGATTTTGATCAAATTTCTGATTACAAAGACATCGCTGCACTTAATGGTTATCAAAATGCCCTAAAAGAGGGCAAAGACCTAAGCCGATATATGAAAAAACTCAATTTTCTTTCCAGGGATAATGCCAGAACCCCCATGCAATGGAATGCCTCAAAAAATGCCGGGTTTTCCAATGGAGAACCCTGGATTGCCGTAAACCCTAACTATAAATCCATCAATGTTGAAAATCAAGAAAATGACCCTCAAAGCTGCCTGAATTATTTTAGAAAAATGGTCCAATTGAGGAAGGACCACCCGGTTCTGGTTTATGGCGATTACCAATTGCTTTGGCCGAAAAATAAGAAGGTTTATGCTTACACCCGAACCTTGGATCAGGAAAAACTATTGGTACTTCTAAATTTTTCCACAACTCCCTCCCAACTTCAATTGCCCAAATCAATTGTTCTTAAAAAGGAGTTGATCAATAACCTCGAAAACAAGAATCTCCACCAATCAAAACTTACTTTGGCCCCATATCAAGCTTTAATATTCTCTATTCAATAG